Genomic segment of Polycladomyces abyssicola:
CGATGTCATAAGAAAATGAAGAACGGTAAAATTCCCGTACTGATAAGCTGTCCAGAAAGAGAATGTCTGGAAACATCTCTCTCAGTTCTTTTAAGAGCATTTTGGAGATGGCAATCCCTTTGGGACAAACAACAACGGCTTTCGGCCGGAATGAAAGCTCCGTTCCCTGCCTTCTCAACCAACTGCCAAAATGCATCGTCACATACGCACTTTCATCATCGGACACCGGACGCCCTACCAATTGGTAAAATGGCTTCATCGCCTTTTTCACCAGGTGATGAAGTTCCCCATGTTCCTTCAGAATGAGATCCCGCAGAGGATTCTCCAATTCCAAACCAAATTTCACGCGAAAATAGGCAGGACGTAGATGTTGGAAAATTTGTCGAGCCAGTTTTTCTTTTTCCTGCAACACCACGCAGGCATGCTTCTCGAACTCTTCAATCATCTGAATGGATTGGCTCATCAGCCTCTTACTGTGAGAATCCAGCTCATTACCTGTATCTACTATATTGGTAGTAAGCAGTTGAAGGGCAAAATAAGCCAGTTCTGTGGAATCTCCTTCGTCTTCCAACTGCAACGTTTGAGCAAGTTTCTTGATCGCCTCATACTCAGGAGTAGAAACCACTTCATGCCAATCACTCTCCGGCCAAACCAGCCTGTGTCCCATCCGGATGCGGATCATGATGTAGACTATCTCATAAGACAGCTCTGCCAAACGTTCGTCTGTATAACGAACTCGCAACTGATGTTCAATTTGTTCCAGTTCTTGACGAACAATGGCTACCCATTTGAAATCCGTACCCAACGCTTGACCCAGCAGCCATGCTCCATTCTCGTGTGCCAGGCTGGTTCGGACCAATGACCCAAGCAAGCGTCTTTTGTTCCATTCTAATCCATTGAGTGTATAACCCTCTTTTCGGGTATAAAGAAGGTCGATCCCGTATTCTCCGGCGAGGGTTTTGGCTTTTTTGATATCGTTTAGAGCCGTGTTGCGGCTCACTTGGAGTGCACTGCTAAAATGAAGAAGCGACAAGTCTTCCTTTTTCGCGAGCAAGAGGAGCAATACGAATCTGACACGCTCTTCATCGGATAAAATATACTTCTCCTTTGATTGGAAAGAGTCCAATTCCGCCACTGTCTGCATAAGGGATTGGTCAATCCGAAAACCGTGATGCCGGTCGTAATGGATTAGCGGTAGATTTTTTTGGCTCAACCAATCGTTGATCTTTTCCAGATCATATTGAATCTGTCTGCGGGAAAGGGTAAGTTTCCGCTCTAGATCCCCATATTTTACGTTTGGTGAAGAAATGATCTCTTGCAGCAACCGCAAACTCCGTTGATCTAATTGCATAGACAAACCCCTTCCTCACAAACTATTGTATAAAAGGTTATCGAAACTTAGAAAGCGTTTTCATCACAAATTGTACACATTCGTTTGCACAAGATTGGTTTTTGGTTCTGCTTCAGCCACTCTTCCCGCACTTGGATGCCGAAAAAAATCCCTCTCCCTGTTGGAAGAGGGTGAAAGTAGCGGGGTTTCCACTCACTGAGCAGAGGCTTTCGTATTCGCAGTCTGAGCCGATTTGCCCTTTTGCGTCAATACGTAGCCGATGCCCAACAGAATAAACCACACCGGGGCGACGTACAGGGCCACGCGGGTATCCTTGTCAAAGGCGAGCAGAACGACCACCAGCACCAGGAACAACAGGCACAACACATTGGTCCAAGGAGCTCCCGGCATCCGGAACGAAACAGAGGGGACGCGTCCTTCCTGTACTGCCTTGCGATACCGCATGTGGGCTACCAGAATTACACCCCACGTCCAAATCGCCCCCACCGTTGCCACGCTGGTCACATAAGCGAAAACCTGCTCCGGCACCACATAGTTGAGCAGTACGCCGACGAGCAATACCAGAGCGGATACGGTCAATCCGTTTGCCGGTACCTGCTGTTTGCTCACGCGGCCGAAGATGGCAGGCGCTTGCCCTTTTTGTGCCAGAGCATACAACATGCGGCCTGTTGAGAAAACGCCACTGTTGCAGGAAGAAAGGGCGGCCGTCAACACGACGAAATTGATGATGCCCGCAGCGGCAGGAATGCCGATTTTTTCAAACGTCATGACAAACGGGCTGTGTTTTCCGTCCAACTGATTCCAGGGATACAGTGACATGATCACCAGCAGCGCACCGACGTAAAAGATCAGAATCCGCCACAACACTTTGTTGATCGCCGCCGGCAACGTTTTTTCCGGGTTTTCCGCTTCACCCGCAGTCACACCGATCAATTCCACACCGAGGTAAGCGAACATCACCATCTGCAATGCAAGCAATACGCCTGTTAAACCATGCGGGAAAAAGCCCTGATGGCTCCACAGGTTGGCGAACCCGACCGATTCCCCCGCTTTGCCGAACCCTGTGAAAATCATCAACAAACCGGTGCCGATGAGGGCCAAAATAGTGACCACCTTGATCATGGCGAACCAAAATTCAAACTCACCGTACAAACGGACCGCGATCAAATTGGCCACATACACGCCGGCCAATGCCAACAATGCGGGTACCCACTGGGGTACGGACGGAAGCCAGAACTGCACGTACAGCCCTACTGCCGTAATTTCGGCCATGCCTGTGACCACCCACATGAACCAATACGTCCATCCGGTGAAGAAACCGGCCCATGGACCGATGAACTCCTCAGCATATGTACTGAAAGAGCCGGAAACAGGCTGATACATCGCCAATTCACCCAGTGCCCGCATAATGTAGAAAATGACGATGCCGCCGATCACATAAGCGAGCATCAAGGCTGGACCCGCTGTCTGAATCGCTTTTGCTGATCCGAGAAACAGCCCTACTCCGATCGTACCACCCAATGCGATCAGTTGAATGTGGCGTTCCTTCAACCCACGCCGCAAGTTTTCTTGAGGTGTTTTCGTTGCATTTGCCATCATTTCACCTCTTTTCGGATAATTAAAAATAATTAAAACTAGTGAAATAATACGGACCCAAAATCAATGCTACTCTGAATTCCGCGAGCGGGTCAAGCTTTTTCCGATTGGAAAATGGGGACAATCACCCGGTCTCCCTGTGCAAACGGTTGGGAGATCACGAGAAATTCCAATGATTGCGTGGAACGGTTTTGCATCTGATGCGGCACTCCCGGCGGCACTTCGATCCCCTCCAGTGGATGCAATTCCACCGTCTGCCCCGCGATCTCCATCGTCGCGACCCCGGACAACACAAAGAAAAACTGGCGTGCCCGCTCGTGGTAATGTCTTGTTTCCTCCGTTCCCGGTGGCATCCGTTCATGTATCACGCTCATCTCCGGGTGCTTAACCAAGTGCCACCCGTCACACGCCTTCCCCCACTGATAGTGCTCCGCGTTTGCTCGGCTTCGTTTTCTCATATACATTCCCCTTTGCTCCAGCGCTTTGTTCCGATGGTGTCATCGTTCAACAAAAATTTCCACTCAATAGAAGGAAAAAATCGACATTTCCGCCGAATTACAAACACATCAACAGTTGATCCGCCAACTTCTTTTCAGGAGGGAATGGTTCTTGCGACGTGTTGCCATTCTGATCTGCTTTTTGTTAATAGTGGGATGGGCAGTACCGAGCGCTGGTGCCTCCGGTGGATACCGCATCGTGGTCGACAAATCGACCAACACATTGACATTATACCAAAATGGAACAGAGTTGCGCTCCTATCCCGTCGCCACCGGACGGTCACCCCGACTGACGCCGGAAGGGACGTTTCCCATCGTCATAAAAGTAGTAAATCCCAGCTGGAAAAACGTTCCCGGAGGCGTACCGCAAAATCCGCTCGGGAAACGATGGCTGGGTTTGAGCGTTCGTGGTGACGATGGTACCACCTATGGCATTCACGGCACCAATCGCCCCGACTCCATCGGCACTTATGCCTCCCACGGATGTATCCGGATGCGCAATGCGGACGTAGCTGAATTGTTCCGGATCATTCCAGTGGGCACCCCGGTAACCATTGTGAACAAAAGCAGCAAACACGCTCTCGCCCGCTCAAATGATGTCCGACTTCCGGTCCGTTCAGCCGACGGAACGCTTTGGATAACGCCGGCTGCGGCCAATATTCGTTTAGGCCCTTCGTTCCACACTGACATTTTGACCCGTTTGCCCCGCGGAACCCAACTAAGTGTCACCGGAAAATCAGGAAGCTGGTACCGTGTGATATGGCAGGGCGGCTGCGGGTTCGTACATCAATCCGTGGTAAGATCAAATCCGCCTGCGCGACATGGACTCCCGGACACGGTCACCATCGCACCCCAAGCGGCCAAGGTTCGTACGGCACCTTCCTTTCACGCACCGGTGTTGCGTTGGATGAAGCAGGGAACGCCGTTGCCCGTTTTCGGCATGTATGGGGATTGGTATGAAATCCGTACCGGAGATGAGACCGGTTACGTTCACCGGAGCGTCGTCCGCGAATGGTGAAGCGAGATTTCGCAAAATCTCCTCTTCCTTCCTCTTCACGGGAATCCGGAATCTCTGTATGCTAGTAATAGAAACAAGCCATCCGCCGATAAGGCGGTTTCTTTCATGAGACGGGACGGGGAGACAGAGAGAAGAGGAGGGAACGACAACGATTCGCCATTGGAAATGGTGGTTCGTTCCACTGGTCGCGCTGGTGTTGATCTTCACGTTCACACTGACGAACGTAGGCGCAGCACCAACTGTCCATTACCAAATTGAAGTGGACAAGCAGACCAACAAACTGTATTTGTACAAAAACGGTGATCTTTACAAAGTTTATCCTGTCGCAACTGGACGAACCCAATCCCTGACGACGGAAGGCACCTTCACCCTCGTTGTCAAGATTGTAAAACCGGGATGGAAAAACATTCCTGGCGGCGATCCAAACAACCCGCTCGGTCCACGCTGGCTGGGCATCAGCGTCAACGGTGACAAAGGGCGCTCCTACGGCATTCACGGTACCAATCAACCGAAATCCATCGGTACCCATGCATCGAGCGGATGTGTGCGGATGCGTAACGAGGACGTGATTCAGCTATACGACATCGTTCCGGAAGGCACAGCTGTTTGGATTCATAACGGCCAACACACCGGTCGCTGGGAGGGCGACCCCTCCTACGGCGTCCAACCGGCTTCCGGTCAGCTGAAAATTACGGTGGACAAAACCAATATCCGTACCGGACCGTCCACTGGCGCCTTTGTCATCACCCAGTTGGCCAAAGACACCGTTATTGAGAAAACCGGTGTGGTGCGGGACTGGTATCGGGTGAACCTGAACAACGGCAAAACGGGATACGTCTACAGTGCCAACGTGATCATCGTGGGCAATGATACAGGGACGGACACGATCCGGCCCGCATCCGGACGTGTACAAATCACGGCAAGCCGGGCCAACGTCAGATCGGCACCGTCACTATCCGCCCCCATCATCCAAAAAGCGGCGAACGGTACGGTGTTCTCCCTGACCGGGCAAGGCCGTGAATGGTTCGAAATTCAACTGTCCAACGGATATAAGGCTTATCTTCATCATTCAGTCGCCAAAATAGTGAACTGATCATTTTTCCTGTTCATCTCCCTGATACCCGTCAAAAAAATCGAGTCCGGGAATCGCTCATCGACTCGGTTCCCGGATTCATCTTTCGATCATATCCTGTCTAATTTTTAAAAGGAGTTTTCAGAATCGGTGACCATTTTCGACGCCCATTTTCATATCATCGACCCACGTTTTCCCCTGACGAAAAATCAAGGCTTTTTACCTGATCCTTTTACTTGTGAGGATTACATTCAAAGAACCCGTCACCTTGGTGTAATCGGAGGTGCAGTCGTTTCCGGTTCCTTTCAATCATTTGATCAAAGCTATCTGGCAGAAGCGCTGAAAACCTTGGGTCCCAACTTTGTCGGAGTCACTCAACTGCCTGTCGATTATCCCGATGAAGAAATCTTGCACCTTCACCAAATCGGGGTCAGGGGTGTCCGATTCAACATACATCGCGGGAGATCAGTGCCATTGTCCCGGTTGGAGCCATTCGCCCGACGTGTATATGAATTGGCAGGCTGGCATGTGGAACTGTACATCAATTCCCAGATGTTGACCGACCTTGCCCCATTGTTGACCCAATTGCCTGCTGTCTCCATCGATCATCTGGGGTTAACCCGTGATAGTTTTCCCACTTTGCTTTCTCTTGTGGAAAAAGGGGTGCGGGTCAAAGCAACAGGATTCGGCAGAGTGGATTTGGACGTAAGAGAGGCGATTCGATCCATCACTGCAGTCAATCCCCATGCATTGATGTTCGGCACGGATCTCCCCTCCACCAGAGCCAAAAGACCATTTCAGGATGCGGATATTGATCTCATCCGTGAGACCATTGGGGAAGCGCTTGCGGAAAAGGTGCTTTACCGCAATGCTGTGGAATGGTATCGGCCCGTTATAACGGAGAGTAAATGAGGAGCTTTAGTGCCAATTCGAACAAAAAACACGAGTACGCAACGGTCTACCTTACACCATCATGAATCGCTTCATATCCAGCCATGATCTTTCGACCATGACCAAACATTTCACAACCCATGATGATGGTTCGTTCGATCGCGCAGGATCTCTTCATAACCCCATACAACCAAACGGCTGTATGGAATCATTTCGGAACCCTGCACGATCTTCGCTCGACGCCGTACGATCGGTTGGGACCCCGCTGCAATCAGGTTGATACCCGACTGCAACGGAGCCTTTCCCAACCGTACGGCATCTTCCCTCCGACTGCATACAAGCCAATGGCATGACCTGTATGCAATCTTTGGTCGATCCATCTGTACCCCCATTCATGAGAGCACAGATGGATCTGAGCTCAACCGTTGCGTACCCGCATCTTTATCATGACTCCGTGATGAACCTGTGATCGCAGGAAATTACAGGGGATTTTTGGGACACATACCGAACTTTTTTCGTGACTTGCCCCACACGGCGACCAAAGGGAGTTTCTCTGGTGCTTAGGCCGTGTGGAGAAAGTCACCTTTCAGTTGCTTCGGGGGACAGATACGTCGGGTCAGATGAGAAACAACGAAAATGGCGACAAACCCTGCTATTGCGGCAAAAGTGCGGAAGGGGAACAGTACTGTACCGTTTTCAATCATCGGATAAGGAATGAGCGGCGGCAAACCGAGAAGAGGTTCTCCTCCTCCGATACGCAGCACCATTGCCACAATGAACCCAGCAAGAGACCCGTAACGGTTTGCTCCCTTATAAAACAGCGCGCAGGTTAACTGAGGAAATAAAATCACATATACCAAATCGCTGCATAAGTACCAGAGAGCATAGACACTCTTGGCATTTAACGCGATCAGTGTAGCAGTCGTTCCAATAATGATAATGCAACGTTTAATGATTTGTTGTAGTTGGTGGGGATTTGCTTTCGGCTTTACCAAGGGTCGATATAGATTCCAAGCGGCCATGCCGGAGGCTGACAACATCGATGCGGCGACGGCGGCCAAAACTGCTGCAGCTAATCCGCCAAGCGCAATCGCACCGACCAAGTCGGGGGTCATATATTTGAATACATAAGTAAGTATCATGGAGGAGTTTTCAGGGGCTGTTGTTCCTAATGCTTTCCAGTCCGCATTGTAACCGGCAATCCCGATGAGCGTCGGAGGAATTGCGGCTACTGCACATAACAATCCAGCAGTAATGGATAACCACATAGCTACATTCTCATTTTTTGCAGAGAGTATACGCTGAAAATAGCTCTGCCAGGGGATCCCGCCAAAAATCAGGAGCAAAGAGTAATCCCACCAGTTCCAGTAGTAATTCCCCCAGTCAGGATCTTTCCAGCCTGTGAGAGGGGGGAAAATACTCAAAGAATCTTTCATACCTGCCTGATAATGTTCAAAAGCGGCCGTAAATCCTCCCACATGGGAAAAAGCAAAAGGTAAGACAAGAAATAATCCGACAAACATAATCGTTAACTGCAAAACATCTGTATGAGCAACAGCCCACAGTCCGCCAACAACCGTATAAGCAACAGCAACAACGGCAGAAAAAATAATCGACACAGTAAAACTAAATCCGAGAATCACTCCGAATGTTGTTCCCAGAGCGGTTAAGATCGCCGCGCTCCAAAACAGCTCCCCCATCAACGCGGGAATATAGAGGAGACCGGCCATCTTTTTACCGAAACGGGCTTCCAGTGGATCAAGCATGGTCATAAACTTTAGTTTGCGCATTTTTCGAGCATAAAAGATTCCGCCGATAATCAGGCTGATTGAATAACACCAAGGGGCCTGAGTCCACACAATCCCTGATTTGTATACGCTTTCCGCCGTACCGGTAATGTATCCGCCGCCGACCCAGGTGGCTGTCATGGTAAACATAGAGATCCATAGGGGCATCGCTCTTCCAGCTACAAGCATGTCATCCGTTTTCCCTTTTCTCTTGGTAATCGCTTTCGCCCCGATATAATAAAAAACACAGTATAGCAAGAGCATGATCATCAATCCGGGCCAGTATATCTCGCTTTTTGAAAAATACGAATAAGCCAGTGTGATCGCAGTAAATACAAAAAAACCGATGACAGCCGTTTTTAATGGTGTCCAAAAGGTCCCGGAACTTTTCTGTACGCTCAAATCTTGCACAGCCATATCTGAGGATGGATTCGATTGGCTTGTTTTCAACGTTTCCATTTTCCGACTCACTTCCTTCTAAAAAATTACTTTTATCATTATTTGACGAATAAAGACTTAAATAAGTTGCGATTATTTTCTTGATTTATCTTTTCCCTAGGGATTGTTCGGTCAAACTAGAAATGTTAGAATATTTATCAAGCGGTGCTCATCCTACAGTAGAAATTGTTGATTTAGTAGAAAATGCCTTATGCTGGTAAGGGGTGAAAACGTAGTAAAGTAACAGTTACGTCACTGATTTGGGTACATACAAACTGAACTTGGGCGTTGTCCAAGGAAACAGTCTGCGGATGCTGACCATTCTCACGTCATCTCAAGCACTACATCTGACATCACTGCTACACTACTCCTTAAAAATAATGAAAAAATGCACGCACTAATTCACCATGATAAAATTGCACGCACTAATCCACCGTAATGATGGAATACCATCAGAACGCCCCCACAAAACCACGCTTTTTAACCAAGAAAAAAACTCACTTCAGCTCTCCTCTACTCACTGCTGCCCATCCTGATGACAACACTTCCCGGTGTCACACTGATGACGATGATGAACCTCGCACCTGGACACCGCCTTTTACCAACCTTTCGTCCCATGGAATTTACGGTGAGTTACGACTGTAACCAATTGCATCACTCAGACATCGTTGATGAAAAAATCAACTTCGCAGTGCGGATCAGTCCCATTCCGCGATCGCGTTGCTGCTCTTCTTCCCGCGTGTAGAGGCTGTTACCGACTGTTCAGTACCGATTCAAGCAACGTCGCCACTCCGTATCCTGTGAATTTTTGAGATATGAAAGAAGGCTCTGTTTATTTTTTAAAGGGGTGGAAAGATGAACAAGATGTACATCAATGGCAAGTGGGTGGATTCTCGTTCAGGGCAGACCAAGCAGATTATTAACCCCTTCAATCAGGAAGTGATCGCCACTGTACCACGTGGAGACCGTTCAGACGCGATGGATGCCATTCAAGCGGCAAGAAAAGCGTTTGATCACGGAGAGTGGAGAAATCTAACCGCTATTGAAAGAGGAGAAATTCTCTTTCAAATAGCCCTTAAGATTAAAGAATACAGACAGGAGCTAGCCGAATTAGAAACATTGAATACGGGCAAAACGCTGATTGAAAGCTTGGCTGATATGGATGGAATCGCTGATGTATTCCAGTATTACGCAGGGCTTGCCGACAAGGACGGCGGCTATATGATTCAGTCCCCCCATCCCCATTCTGTCAGCAGAGTGGTTCGTGAACCGGTGGGAGTTTGTGGCTTGATTACACCTTGGAACTATCCATTGTTACAAGCTTCATGGAAATTGGCTCCGGCACTCGCAGCAGGGAATACAGTTGTACTGAAACCTGCGGAAATTACTCCGCTTACCTCAATAAAAATGTTCGAGATATTTGACGAGGTGGGGTTACCCCCTGGCGTCGCAAACCTGGTATTGGGACCTGGTTCGACTGTTGGCGCTGAATTGGCGGAAAACCACAACGTGGATTTAATCTCTTTTACCGGCGGTGGAGAAGCGGGTAGACAGATTATGAAAGCAGCAGCCGGTAATTTCAAGAAAATTTCCATGGAACTTGGAGGAAAGAACCCGAACATTGTTTTTGCCGACGCCGATTTCGAGACAGCAGTAGATTACGCTCTGAACGCTGTGTTTTTCCATGCCGGACAAGTATGTTCCGCCGGGGCACGGCTGCTTGTGGAAGCATCCATTCACGACCGGTTTGTAGAAGCAGTCGTCGAAAAGGCGAAACACATCCGACTGGGTAACGGTTTTGACGAAGATACACAGATGGGCCCGTTGATTTCCGCCGAGCATCTAGCGACAATCGAAAAATATATTCAAATGGGCTTGGAAGAGGGAGCCACTCTTGTGCTTGGAGGCAAACGACCCCAAAATCCGGAACTGCAAAGAGGATTCTTCATCGAGCCGACTATTTTCACCAATTGCCATACGAGTATGCGCATTGTTCAAGAGGAATCTTTCGGTCCGGTGCTTACTGTTGAGACTTTCCATACGGAAGAAGAAGCGATTCGTCTGGCAAACGACAGCGTGTACGGATTGGCAGGTGCTGTTTGGACTAGCGATCTGAACCGGGCAGAACGGGTTGTCCGACAATTGCGCATGGGCACTACATGGATCAACGATTATCATCCGTATTTCCCACAAGCTCCTTGGGGCGGGTATAAACAATCGGGAATCGGACGTGAGCTAAGCCTGATTGGTTTGGAAGAATACACGGAAATAAAACATATCTACTTAAACACAAACCCGCAACCGATGAATTGGTTCAAAGAGGTCAAGCCGAAAGCAAAAGAAGTTTTCTAGCAGTTTTTTCATTTACATTTACATAAAGGGAGTAGATCACACATGTTCATGCGTTTTGAAAGAATGAGCAGATTGAAAAGCTTTGAGATGCCAACGATCGTAAAACACGGCGTTGGTGTGATCAAGCACACCGGAGAAGAAGTGAAAAAACTCGGTGTCAACAAAGTGCTGCTTGTCACGGACCCGGGTGTAAAAAAAGCAGGTTTGATTGATCCCGTTGTTGCAAGTTTAAAAGAAGCCCAGATTGAAGTCGTGATTTTTGACAGAGTGGAACCAAACCCGTCTATTTATATTGTGGCTGATGGGACAAACGTATATCTCGATGAAAACTGTGACGGCCTTGTGGCAGTTGGCGGCGGCAGCTCGATGGATACGGCCAAAGCCATAGGGGTGGAGGTAGTCCACGGAGAACCCGTTTTGGAGTATGAAGCGGCTGAGGGGAAAAAACCGCTCTCCAAACGGATTCCGCCGCTAACCACGATTCCTACTACAGCCGGGACGGGTAGTGAAGTTACGCAATGGGCAGTGATTACCGACCCGAATCGCCAATTTAAATTTAATGTAGGAGGTCCGTTGATTGCTGCTCATTTAACGATCATCGATCCGGAACTTCACGTCTCCATGCCTCCGCATATTACGGCAGCAACGGGAATTGATGCCTTGTCTCACGCCATTGAATGCTATACTTGTCATTATGCTCAACCGATGACGGATGCCGTTGCGCTGCTCGCCATCGAGTATGTTGCGAAGTACTTGCGCCGAGCAGTAGCCAATGGCAAAGATATTGAAGCGCGCTATGCCATGTCGCATGCAGCCATGCTTGCCGGACTTTCCTATGGGAGCGAATCAGCGGGGGCCGCACACGCAATGGCTCAAACACTCGGTGGAATCATCCCTGTGGCTCACGGTCAATGCGTGGCGGCGCTGTTAGGGCCTGTCATGGAATATAACTGGATGGGAGAACCCGAAAAATATGCACGTATTGCACAGGCAATGGGTGTGAACATCCACGGCATGAGCGTCGAGGAAGCCGCAAAAGCAGCAGTAAAAGCAGTTTATCAATTAGTCAGGGATGTAGAAATCCCAACCCTGGAAGAACAAGGCGTACCTGCCGATATGATTCCACGCTTGGCACAGGAAGCATACAATGATCCGCAAACGATTGGCAATCCGCGCGACATCGACGTACAAGGCTATGAATGGATTTATCGCCGCTGCTTCAATTTGGAGCCGTCGACGATCGAAGAGAACAGCAAGTCGATGGTCAGTGTTTAAAATGTTGTGAACGATGGTGACGTTTTTGACTGGGTGGCCTTTTCTCTCGCTCTTGTGAAAAATGTCCTCGCTGGAGAAAAGGCCACCCTTCTCTTGTCACGCCTGCAATCATCTCACCTACTACTTTGGGCTAGCCCCTTTGAATTGGTTAAATTGAGTCGAGCTGTATCCATATCGACACGTCATTAATGATTGGCTCGCGCAGCATACAATTTACGAATATAGAGAATTTGTCCGATGTGGTATGCGTCGTGCATTGCCAACTCTGCAAGCACGAGCTTATGTGACGAAGCAGAGTTATCATAAGGTGTATCAAACCTGTTCTCGTCCCAGTCGGACAATGTTAATTGTATATTCGTACAGACTTCTTTCATCCTCTCAACAGTAGCCTGCCATGCAGTCTCGTCTGTAGGATCTCCAGGGTCTCCAAACGTTGCACTGTTATCTATATTCACCGGTGTCGTGTTGCCCTGCAAATTTTTTAATATGTTTTCATTCCAAAACACAATGTGGTTTACGATTTGCCAGATCGAATGACTATTGGCATGTGGCTGCCATGCAGCCTCGTCTGCCCGTACTCCTTCAAGAGCAGATACCAGTGGAACGAAACCAGCCTTATTATCAAATCTGAAATCCAGTAGGGACAACACCAAGCTTTTTGTACTCATAATATCCCCCCATGGATTTTCCTTATAAATGAAAAGTTAAGAAGAAGACTCAAACACTCTTACATACTGATATTTGAGTCAGAAGGATGGAATCTGTTCTCATTGATTTCTTCGAGGGATCGTCCCGTGGTTCGCGGCCTGAGCAAACCGATATCAAGCATAATAAGTCCCATCGCAATGGCAACGACCGTAAACATGACCGTGGAACCGTATTGTTTTAAAATCGGAAGCAACAGGAATGGCATCAACCCTCTCATGAAGCGGCTGAAACTGTAGGCGATCCCGGTAGCTGTTGCGCGGACAGAGGTTGGAAAAATCTCGGCCTGATAAATATGAAAGGCGTTGGAAAAGACATTACTGACCAGTGTGTACAAAACTACCAAACAAAATGATGAGCGTTGGATTCTCCGTCACCCCAAATGAAATGCCAAACACAGCCATCAGAAAAGCGGAAATAACAATCAGCCATTTGCGGTCAATCCGTTCCACCAACGGCAGTGATAACAATGAACCAATCGGATACCCCAAAAATGTGAAAGCCGTGTATTCCAGTGAATGAAGCACGGAGTGACTTGCTCCACACGGCTTAATCCGTGGGCTTCTCGCTTCATCTGGCGTGGCAACCCACATCCATCCACGAAGGCTTCGTCCAAGCCTAGAAAAAGTTAAGTTCTAATTTCCCGTATCTTGGTTCAGGATCGTATCCCATCGCTCGATACAGGATATTCCTTGCAGCATTG
This window contains:
- a CDS encoding iron-containing alcohol dehydrogenase; protein product: MFMRFERMSRLKSFEMPTIVKHGVGVIKHTGEEVKKLGVNKVLLVTDPGVKKAGLIDPVVASLKEAQIEVVIFDRVEPNPSIYIVADGTNVYLDENCDGLVAVGGGSSMDTAKAIGVEVVHGEPVLEYEAAEGKKPLSKRIPPLTTIPTTAGTGSEVTQWAVITDPNRQFKFNVGGPLIAAHLTIIDPELHVSMPPHITAATGIDALSHAIECYTCHYAQPMTDAVALLAIEYVAKYLRRAVANGKDIEARYAMSHAAMLAGLSYGSESAGAAHAMAQTLGGIIPVAHGQCVAALLGPVMEYNWMGEPEKYARIAQAMGVNIHGMSVEEAAKAAVKAVYQLVRDVEIPTLEEQGVPADMIPRLAQEAYNDPQTIGNPRDIDVQGYEWIYRRCFNLEPSTIEENSKSMVSV
- a CDS encoding DinB family protein, with the protein product MSTKSLVLSLLDFRFDNKAGFVPLVSALEGVRADEAAWQPHANSHSIWQIVNHIVFWNENILKNLQGNTTPVNIDNSATFGDPGDPTDETAWQATVERMKEVCTNIQLTLSDWDENRFDTPYDNSASSHKLVLAELAMHDAYHIGQILYIRKLYAARANH
- a CDS encoding MFS transporter, which gives rise to MVVLYTLVSNVFSNAFHIYQAEIFPTSVRATATGIAYSFSRFMRGLMPFLLLPILKQYGSTVMFTVVAIAMGLIMLDIGLLRPRTTGRSLEEINENRFHPSDSNISM
- a CDS encoding sodium:solute symporter family protein, producing METLKTSQSNPSSDMAVQDLSVQKSSGTFWTPLKTAVIGFFVFTAITLAYSYFSKSEIYWPGLMIMLLLYCVFYYIGAKAITKRKGKTDDMLVAGRAMPLWISMFTMTATWVGGGYITGTAESVYKSGIVWTQAPWCYSISLIIGGIFYARKMRKLKFMTMLDPLEARFGKKMAGLLYIPALMGELFWSAAILTALGTTFGVILGFSFTVSIIFSAVVAVAYTVVGGLWAVAHTDVLQLTIMFVGLFLVLPFAFSHVGGFTAAFEHYQAGMKDSLSIFPPLTGWKDPDWGNYYWNWWDYSLLLIFGGIPWQSYFQRILSAKNENVAMWLSITAGLLCAVAAIPPTLIGIAGYNADWKALGTTAPENSSMILTYVFKYMTPDLVGAIALGGLAAAVLAAVAASMLSASGMAAWNLYRPLVKPKANPHQLQQIIKRCIIIIGTTATLIALNAKSVYALWYLCSDLVYVILFPQLTCALFYKGANRYGSLAGFIVAMVLRIGGGEPLLGLPPLIPYPMIENGTVLFPFRTFAAIAGFVAIFVVSHLTRRICPPKQLKGDFLHTA
- the betB gene encoding betaine-aldehyde dehydrogenase, which codes for MNKMYINGKWVDSRSGQTKQIINPFNQEVIATVPRGDRSDAMDAIQAARKAFDHGEWRNLTAIERGEILFQIALKIKEYRQELAELETLNTGKTLIESLADMDGIADVFQYYAGLADKDGGYMIQSPHPHSVSRVVREPVGVCGLITPWNYPLLQASWKLAPALAAGNTVVLKPAEITPLTSIKMFEIFDEVGLPPGVANLVLGPGSTVGAELAENHNVDLISFTGGGEAGRQIMKAAAGNFKKISMELGGKNPNIVFADADFETAVDYALNAVFFHAGQVCSAGARLLVEASIHDRFVEAVVEKAKHIRLGNGFDEDTQMGPLISAEHLATIEKYIQMGLEEGATLVLGGKRPQNPELQRGFFIEPTIFTNCHTSMRIVQEESFGPVLTVETFHTEEEAIRLANDSVYGLAGAVWTSDLNRAERVVRQLRMGTTWINDYHPYFPQAPWGGYKQSGIGRELSLIGLEEYTEIKHIYLNTNPQPMNWFKEVKPKAKEVF